The window GGCCGCGTGATTTAACGCGCTTCTTCCACACGTTCATTTCACCAGCTGCAGAGGACTCAGGTTCGAACTCACGAAGAAGGAATTACTGTACGGAGATGTGATTATTCCCCCGGATCCCCAGTTTGTGGGTAAACTCAATTTCCGCGGCGTATGCACACTTGTGACCACgatgcaggaaaaaaaaaagtaagaaaaaggAATGGGCCCGAATTGTTACCGTGGCTGCCTTTGGCATCCCACTGGATGAGAAAGCGTGGAAAATTATCATTGGTAGCACtaataaatttattaaataCAGCACactcccgataactcgaacccGAACCAAAGTCGATTTCCCCTGGATTTCCGTATACATTTACTGCAATATTACCCTCGATAACTCGAACCACCGCGCAGCAccggttgagcaccgggctgtcatgcgggaggtcgtgagttcgactccggccgcaCAACACTCAGGgccttaaaataactgaggagaaagtgctgcctttgtaattaaatctgcaaatggttagactttcaagtcttctcggataaggacgataagccggaggtttcgtctcacaaataacttccatgtgcATTAGTTCCCTGTGAGACGTTTAATAAGgaatccacacactattcgagaagagtaggggatgaagttcccagtgttgtggctgtcctctgtgtgtatatgggtgcgtgggtatagcaggtccccatcagctgaatagctgccaaaacttcaacctgctcaaacaaaataacaaactaACCTCTCGCTAACTCGAAGCAATTTTCGTTGTCTTAGAGGTCATCCTGTATATATTTTTACCCTCGGTAACTCGAACCACATCTGTCAACACGTGACAAATCAAAACAGACAGTGTGCTGCAGTCCATAgcatttaatttattttgaagcAGCCTTGTAATCTAtgttcttttttgccttttaCAAAAACGTGTCAGTCCAGTTCAGGTTTAGCTAGTGTACTGTATCTTCATAAAGAGTTGCTGCTTAACTCTTAACTACTGATAACTCGAATTCCCGTTGACTCGAACCTTTTCCAATTTCCCTTAaaggttcgagttatcgggcGTCCACCGTGCAGCGTTTCCAGTGTTTTatttagcctcccacgcagagtttctgattccagctggctgtaagctgtgctccaaagACAAACATGGACCGTATAACGGTAGCCAGAGGCGCCAACGCGCCATAGTGTGCTTTTGAATCGACCTttttgagctgcgtcgttgctgtattTGCGACGACGATTAGCGTTGACagctgttgttattgttatcatgCTAATTTGCATTATAGTTTTCCAAGAAAACGAGTTACCCTTCAGAGTAGTTTGTGACATACAACACAGAGATTGAACCATCCCTCTAAGTAGTTCGGCCAAGGGACAGACGACTTCTGGTTTTGTTTCGTGATACAGCGCATCAATAGAAAAGAAAATAGTTATATGTTTGCTATAGGTAACTCTAGAGATACATCTCAGAAGAGTACAATGTTTAAGGTTAGGGGCACTTATCATTTTCTTTCTGTTTGATTTTCTTCCAACAGAAAATCGTACAGAAACGCTTGCTATGCATGCCGAGAGTGTTAGATTAACGCCCGCTGGAAAGAAGCTTTGTATCAAGCTGTAACTGAACGTGGCATAGCTATCGTGAAGTTGGTAACTTTTGAGCTGGATTTTCGGCTGTGTTTCAAGTGATTTAGACTCTCATCAACTATGTACTTAAGTATGCCTAGTAAGCAAGCGAGTTAATTAattattcttgggtttcactcaggTGATCAAcggccatgtttttcaacgaaaacaaaagaatacgttagcataataatagctttcaattcccggaggattggatcgggacaccaacatggcagccacttcattgtttggggacacacCAACATGGCGAAGTGGTGAGAATTGACATTCCAACAAATGTGGCCCGAGTTAAATTCCGGGCAGGTTTTTACTCGGGTGCTGTGCATCGTTTTCCCCTTTTCAAAAAGACCACTGTATAATTTGAATTGAGTTAAATTGATTTGATCTCTACGTGCAGTGTCCTTAAGTAAgtactagggagtttaagatctacgacgcgacggcaacgaaaacgtcacaaattgtgaatatttaatgagcaaaaacaataactttgcaccctctgcacgtgcatttttcatttttgtacatttctttcacgttttctgcaaatctacgacgtgaaattaccaattcCCAGTGAGAGAACGTGAGCACAAGCGAATTGAATTTgctgtcgtagcttcaacaccgcacctcctaattcagttcctggaaagttacactagtttttagaagttagacaagccgacataatggtgaaaaagattaattgacctgaagttgcaattttaaatgacgttttcgttaccgtcgcgtcacagatcttaaactccgtaatGCCAGCGCTACTTTAAGAGGTCTTTATACTTAAAGGGAGTGTATCACGTCTCTGCtcatgggcaaactgtcacgaaagcccatttaattccattgttattgaaacaatcgaaagcactgatgaCGAAAACGGAAACAATGCCATATAAGTGGAGTTACTCATTGCATCATTTGCTATATGTTATGGACCCactgcatgcgaatagataACTCGTGCGTTATGACAACTCGTGCGTATAATAAAATGCtcgacccgtacaataaattcgatGGAAAAAACTATATTTGACCAAATTTGATACtttctgtgtaaacccgcagtATTTTCCATCAAATTTGGGCCTCAGTAATTCAGTGCATTTGCTTTAATACTCTCTGTGATTAAAGAACATCTGGTTCAGTgcgaaaccgtaaaatttacaacttgcTAGCACCAAAGCTTAGTCATGCGCAAAAACGTAAAACTGCCCCTTTAAATatagatcatcatcatcaatattcAACGACAGACAGGTCCTTCCGGATTAGGGAATAAGAAATAAGAAGAAGAAACGCGGCCAGCTTGATTAGTATTTTAAACTTCACAAGGATCATACCAGTTTATCTCTTTGTTACTCAATGGGTGCTGCCTCCGGCTCTGTACCTTCACATACAGGCAATCAACGAGTTCGTTGTCATAATCAAAATCAATCTTTTGAATAAACAGCATGTTCTCTAATTTTGGCTCGAATAACCAGCTCAAGTCGGCCAAACTAAGAACACATATCTCTCGAAGCCAATGCCCGTAGCAGCGATCTTCGGGCCTTTTGGCTTTGTACCACCTGACCGCACCGCGAGTTATAAACTCTGCTTGTCGCCCATCTGGTGCTCCTCCTGAAATACCCGGATATCGGTAAAGCGAAGCAAAGAACGACTCGTCGGCACACCTGGTATCATTCAACCATTCAAGGAAAGCCTTTGCAGGTTCTTCATAAGCCGCAAATCTACAGAATTCCCTCGATCCTGCAATATAAGATGACCctttaaagatttttattcCGTAAGGAGCGGGAGTTTTGTCTTTCCCTGTTCTAGCCAAGATGTAGGCCCCGTGTCCTGCCTGGCCTGTCCCAGTCACGCGTTTTAGTTCATGAACATTTTTCGTTCGCTTTTTTGCTTCATTGCTTTTCACTTCGCAACTTTCAGCATTTGTTCTACCCTTCAAAGCTTTCAGTGCTTGTACAATACCTCGATTACTGTACAAAGGGAAATCTTGACCACATACATTCAATAGATATCGCCAGGGAACGGGATTCTCCAAAAGATCTTCTATACAGTTCAGCTGAGCTCGAACAGTAGACACATGGAGGTAAATCACTTTGACTCTCCGTTTCGTGATAAACACGTTAGGCAAACATCGAACAACGCTCTCGACAGCGTTCACAAATTCCAAAGAAGCAGATGTGTCAATGTGAATGCAGTAGATATTTTGAGGCAtgtaaataaattgaagctgtTTCACCAATAACCCCGCGCCTTTGTAAAGCAGCAGAACATAGGCGAGAGGAAAATGAGTTTCCTGTTCATTTGGCTGCGAGCTGGCAATTAGCGCAACTATCTCCTGACAACTTAGCTGAGAAAGTGCTTTAAAGACCTCGTAGTCAGAAAGTTTTCGTGCAGAGGAAGGAGGCGGCGAACGACCTGTGAGATTATAAAACAACACATTCTCTTCTATACGACGACTGCAATACTCCAAAGAAGGAACCTGGGTAAAAAATATTAGAATATCAACAATTAACATCGTGAAAGTTTCAACATCTTAATAATAGTCACAGGTATCAACGACAAAGAAACAAAGCCCCTCAATCTATGATTTGCAACATGTCAGCAATACTTGGGGGTGGAAGCGGAATAAGTGGATCTCAGTTATTCATTTTTCCTTCCATGTTTTATTAAAGTTATTCATTAGTGAATTTTTTTCGATATTCTTTTTTCTGTATTCGTTATTCTTTGACGGAACCGTAAAATTCTTTATTCCGAATGTTCTAGCACTAAATATTCCTTAGTCATGTTCTTTTTGAAGCCTTTATTCAATATCCATTATTCCGCTTTATTCCGCCGCATGACAGGTGGCATGAGAAGCCTTCAATTCAATGCTCCAATTCAATGCTGGGCTCCCCTGCTACTTGGCAatggccggttttcactgtcacaccatcatcaaaaccattcaacaaattaagtcaagaatcaaagagataaaagaagatgaatatgcaaacagtctcacaaaggttcaggtctgtgcgacgTTTCGTGCGGGaaatattcgaagaaatgttttactcaaatttataaggctttgtatggagacgccatgtttgtgtccctctcaggggcacaaatatggcagccggaagctgacaaaaacatatgtcatcgagctttgctataaaaagctagtagtcgtcttctgagggctcataaacatctatgtgagtacttattctcatacaaggacagttcagattgcaaaattttaacgtacgtgatagcattctcgaccacaatttttaattataaaagcttagaaattcaaccttgctttatcacaagacgaaaaaccctatcaaactgaaaatttgtgaaaagacaattcttcagctgttctaataactaactaagctaaaatatcaaatagcctgcgagcaagctctctttcggggTGGGTCCTCGCCCGCCCACCCAccccgaaagagagcttgctcgcaggctaaatctcaaaaggattggtaattccttattttttagttttgatgacagCACGTGAAAACCAAAGAACTGAACTGAACCGTGATTAGTGGAAACCTTGAGAAAGTATTCAGTTTCATTTAGTTTGTTTTCGCCCTCACCTCCCGCCTTTCATTGTCGTTGTCAAAAACACATGCCAGCAATTTTCGCGGCATTTTATTTCCATCGAATTAGGATACCAAGCGTATGTTCCAAAATGTGCGCTTAAAATAAAATTGCGAAACCTTATGCGAGGGTAAATGAGTTTCGGCATCATTTCCGACAAAAATTGTCAACGTTTAGCAACTATAAAAAAATGTAACTTGATTCAACAGTTATGAAATGTTTTTCGGAGTTCCAAAGTTAATGATATTTATGTTCTTAATGTTCGTAACTCACTTTTGTATGCGAGGGTGACACAAATTCCTTAGGCAGCGAAAAACCGTTTGAAGGTGGCAAGAATTCATCGACTGGAGTGACATTGAAGAAGACCAGGAAGGGTATCATCGTCAGTAACACCAACAATATGAAGAACGGCAGAAGCCCTAACTGTCTACAGGTTCTTTGGcacatcaccatcatcatcctTATTTGATAACGTTTTCTGGCCATTTGCGTCTGCCTCAACTGAACAGACGAAGAGGCACTAGACTGCGAGCAGGCCCTCGATCTTTCTTTCCTTCGTTGCTCTTGCGACAAAGCTTTTGTGTCTGTGTATTCATTGTGACGGTTGTTTCAGAGTTTCGGTCTGTGGGAAATAACGGTTTGCCGCATTCGCATATATTGCGGTTGGTGTTAACaaagtgacaaaaaaaattaggaTGTTATGACAATTACAAAACTATTCGAGAAATACCGAGTACTCGTTAAGAAGATCCGAAAACATTGCTATCCCTAGGTTTCAATCTCGCTATTTAGAACAGTCTGTTAGTTACAGGGGTGCCATCCTCTGGAACTGATGCAATTGCATCCAGGCATCCGGACATAACCCGCGCTGAACGTTGGACTCTAGACTCTAGACTGAATAAGATAAAAGTGTTAaaagattttcattttaaagcaaCATCTGCCTCCACTGCTatatatttttaggattttaagCACTTAGCCTTAAGGGTATACTTTTTTTAACAACCGTAAATTATTGTAAACCTATTACTTTATTACGTGCAACTGTACTTTAGATTAGCTTTAACCATTGTCGTGCTCAAATAAAGtggatgtatgtatgtatgtatgtatgtatgtatgtatctatGTATTCGCTTgatgttgttttccttttctaaATTTAAAGGTTTCgtttagggacggaccattagaaaagtgatg of the Montipora foliosa isolate CH-2021 chromosome 14, ASM3666993v2, whole genome shotgun sequence genome contains:
- the LOC137985133 gene encoding N-acetyllactosaminide beta-1,6-N-acetylglucosaminyl-transferase-like, yielding MARKRYQIRMMMVMCQRTCRQLGLLPFFILLVLLTMIPFLVFFNVTPVDEFLPPSNGFSLPKEFVSPSHTKVPSLEYCSRRIEENVLFYNLTGRSPPPSSARKLSDYEVFKALSQLSCQEIVALIASSQPNEQETHFPLAYVLLLYKGAGLLVKQLQFIYMPQNIYCIHIDTSASLEFVNAVESVVRCLPNVFITKRRVKVIYLHVSTVRAQLNCIEDLLENPVPWRYLLNVCGQDFPLYSNRGIVQALKALKGRTNAESCEVKSNEAKKRTKNVHELKRVTGTGQAGHGAYILARTGKDKTPAPYGIKIFKGSSYIAGSREFCRFAAYEEPAKAFLEWLNDTRCADESFFASLYRYPGISGGAPDGRQAEFITRGAVRWYKAKRPEDRCYGHWLREICVLSLADLSWLFEPKLENMLFIQKIDFDYDNELVDCLYVKVQSRRQHPLSNKEINWYDPCEV